ACAACACATCAATATGAATCAGTAGCAATTGATAATGTTCAAGAACTCCTTATTAATATCTGGACAAAAGAGGAGAAAGGAAGAACTAATTTACTAGCTTAATTGCTAGTAAATCAGTTCTAAGGAGAATCTATAATGAACCTACTAGAAATAAGATATAACGACGGAAAAGAAGAAGTAGTTCAGTTACAAACTGAAGAAGATTTTCTTCAGTTTGTAACTGAACTTTGTTGGGAGAGATTTCAATGGACACCTTTATTAGAAATTTGTGATGGTATTATTTTTGTTCATTCAGAGACTTGGGAAAAAGATTATTATTCTGAATCAGGTAAGAAAGAATGGCTTCGAAAAAATATTGATATTGAAAATGACTCTGATTGTATTTTCTATGAAAAATTGAAAAAACTTTTAAAATTTAAATCTAATTAGTAAGCAGAGAAGACAAACTTTAAAACTAATACTATTTTTAAAGTTTGTCTTTTTCCTGATTAATAGCCATGAAGAATTTTAATCCCTCTCCAGTCAGTCGATATGTAACTGCAACTGAGTCGTTAGAGTTTCTCGTCATAAATGGATTGACTAAATGGTTGGAACTTAAGAACCCTATCAAATTTTGCGAAATGTAATATCTTAATACATCATTTGGAGATTCATGATTAGTAATATCTGAAGCAATTTCTTTCTGAACTTGGTTGATTTTAAGGACTGATAACATATCAGTAAAATGAGCATTTATCCCTGTATATGGTGCTAATTCTTTGGCAGAAACCATAGATAATGCAGCGACATCCATCAATTGTGAGAATTTTAATGTTGATTCGCTAGCATGACCAGACGAACGACGACTAAAATCGTTTTGCTCGGTTAAAATTCTGTTCTCACTTTTCAAAAGCGATATTTCAGACTTTAGTTCTTCAATTTGTTGTATGAATAATTGATTATCAGCAGAAGAGTCATTGCTTCTGACCCATCCTTCGATGTTTGCGTCATCCTCAAAAAATCTCAATGAACCCATAACAGCTGAGTCAATTTGAAAAATATTCTCTAAATACTTTACAACACTACCAGTTTTAGTTTGTTCAATAAAAGAAGCCAGTTTTTTAGGGCTTTTAATTTCGCGAAAATCATCAAAAGACCGATTTGAATTTGTATATTTATCTTTAATCATTTGTTCAGTTAAAATTAGTGTGAAAATCGGCATATTTTTCTCTAATGCATATTCGTATTCAAGATGAGTGTAGCTTTTTTGAGTAGCTGGATCTAGAGAACCATAGCGTCCTCCGAGAATAAGCATAAATACATCTGACTCATCAATCCACTGTCTAATTACTTTCATCTGATCCTGATTATTTGCTTTGAAAAGCTCCATTCCAGCAGGTATATGGTTTGAATCTAAAACAGCCGTTACCGCTCGTTGTCGTTCTTCAATCAAATCTGTATAAGTAGATGATATAAATACCTGAAATTTCTTTTTCAACTGGTATTCCTCCTAAATGTTCATACTTTAAATAGTAACATTTATTGGTTACAAATATTTAAACATTTGGGCTCATAGAAGGTCCTGTAGCGCATATACATGCTGACAGGACCTAACTACCGCTGACA
The sequence above is drawn from the Exiguobacterium sp. FSL W8-0210 genome and encodes:
- a CDS encoding DUF4062 domain-containing protein — protein: MKKKFQVFISSTYTDLIEERQRAVTAVLDSNHIPAGMELFKANNQDQMKVIRQWIDESDVFMLILGGRYGSLDPATQKSYTHLEYEYALEKNMPIFTLILTEQMIKDKYTNSNRSFDDFREIKSPKKLASFIEQTKTGSVVKYLENIFQIDSAVMGSLRFFEDDANIEGWVRSNDSSADNQLFIQQIEELKSEISLLKSENRILTEQNDFSRRSSGHASESTLKFSQLMDVAALSMVSAKELAPYTGINAHFTDMLSVLKINQVQKEIASDITNHESPNDVLRYYISQNLIGFLSSNHLVNPFMTRNSNDSVAVTYRLTGEGLKFFMAINQEKDKL